One part of the Marinobacterium rhizophilum genome encodes these proteins:
- the folE gene encoding GTP cyclohydrolase I FolE, whose product MENEFTRIIAALGEDVTREGLKDTPARAAKAMKFLTRGYAQSLEEVVNGALFPSDNSEMVLVKDIELYSLCEHHLLPFIGKAHVAYIPQGRVIGLSKIGRIVDMFARRLQIQENMTQQIAEAIMQVTQAAGVGVVIEAQHMCMMMRGIEKQNASMKTSMMLGSFRDSPATRNEFMSLIRS is encoded by the coding sequence ATGGAAAATGAATTCACAAGGATTATCGCAGCGCTCGGGGAGGACGTTACACGGGAGGGGCTCAAGGACACGCCGGCCCGCGCCGCCAAAGCCATGAAATTCCTGACCCGCGGCTACGCACAGTCGCTGGAAGAAGTGGTCAATGGCGCTCTTTTCCCGTCGGACAACAGCGAGATGGTGCTGGTCAAGGACATCGAACTGTATTCCCTGTGCGAGCACCACCTGCTGCCCTTTATCGGCAAGGCCCATGTGGCCTACATCCCCCAGGGTCGCGTAATCGGACTTTCCAAGATTGGGCGCATTGTCGACATGTTCGCACGCCGCCTGCAAATTCAGGAAAACATGACCCAGCAGATTGCCGAGGCCATTATGCAGGTCACCCAGGCCGCCGGCGTGGGCGTCGTCATCGAAGCTCAGCACATGTGCATGATGATGCGTGGCATCGAAAAACAGAACGCCAGCATGAAAACATCCATGATGCTGGGATCCTTTCGCGACAGCCCCGCCACACGCAACGAGTTCATGTCACTCATCCGCTCCTGA
- a CDS encoding Smr/MutS family protein: MSDHKLPADDAAISFENLMQDVDRHQHDRADIGRAAADPQTLNYKRAAATRETRQVIDGLSSEAAEIVESSDELLFAAPGVQIGLMKRLRKGHIPWEQGLDLHGMTVDQAREELCTFIHDGLRQQARVVLVVHGKAYSQAGAYPILKSLVNDWLRQLHGVMAFCSAQPKDGGTGALYVLLKRKSSKSGLP; the protein is encoded by the coding sequence ATGTCGGACCACAAGCTTCCCGCTGATGACGCAGCGATTTCGTTTGAAAACCTGATGCAGGATGTGGATCGCCACCAGCACGACCGTGCCGATATCGGCCGCGCCGCCGCCGATCCGCAGACCCTGAACTACAAGCGCGCTGCCGCCACCCGCGAAACGCGCCAGGTGATCGACGGCCTGTCCAGCGAGGCCGCCGAGATCGTCGAGTCCAGCGATGAACTGCTGTTTGCCGCTCCCGGTGTCCAGATCGGCCTGATGAAACGCCTGCGCAAGGGGCATATCCCCTGGGAGCAGGGGCTCGATCTGCACGGCATGACGGTAGACCAGGCCCGCGAAGAACTGTGCACCTTCATTCACGACGGTCTGCGGCAACAGGCACGGGTTGTCCTGGTGGTACACGGCAAGGCCTATTCCCAGGCCGGCGCCTACCCGATCCTCAAGTCACTGGTGAATGACTGGCTGCGCCAGCTTCACGGCGTCATGGCCTTCTGTTCGGCCCAGCCCAAGGACGGCGGTACCGGTGCACTCTACGTGCTGCTCAAACGCAAGAGCAGCAAAAGTGGTTTACCCTGA
- a CDS encoding DUF4892 domain-containing protein, translating to MLRNTCLLLAGLLLSCVVAAQSDVEGAADYGLLKRFPLSWIESYQQGPTPEYLLMLSELKKANNIVVADKRKALDGQLTRITYRIPESHQSADAFEHFRDQLMAHGAEVLFQCTGRDCGSSHYWANDFFGIAQLYGLDRTQFYMAARLGADYLALYAVQRGNRRVYLQLDVVSAAGGSELVQQLKVEGYAALPFDPAAPLDVVDPVVQLLAEFEPGQAFWLVVHQQGRGAEETLAQSGLLARQIEAGVRSAGFETVQAFGVGPLVPSVLAGRAGALVVIRQVEP from the coding sequence GTGCTGAGAAATACCTGCTTGTTGTTGGCCGGCCTGTTGCTGTCCTGTGTTGTAGCGGCGCAGTCCGATGTGGAGGGGGCTGCCGACTATGGCTTGCTCAAGCGTTTCCCGCTGTCCTGGATTGAAAGCTACCAGCAGGGACCGACACCCGAGTATCTGTTGATGCTGTCCGAGCTTAAGAAGGCCAATAATATTGTCGTTGCTGACAAGCGCAAGGCGCTGGATGGCCAGCTGACGCGCATTACCTACCGCATTCCGGAGTCCCATCAGTCAGCGGATGCCTTCGAGCACTTCCGGGATCAGTTGATGGCTCATGGTGCCGAGGTGCTGTTTCAGTGCACCGGGCGCGACTGTGGCAGCAGCCACTACTGGGCCAACGACTTCTTTGGCATTGCCCAGCTCTATGGTCTGGATCGCACCCAGTTTTATATGGCGGCGCGCCTGGGAGCGGATTACCTGGCGCTTTACGCCGTGCAGCGGGGCAACAGGCGTGTCTATCTGCAGCTCGATGTGGTCTCGGCGGCGGGCGGTAGCGAACTGGTACAGCAGCTGAAGGTGGAAGGCTACGCGGCCCTGCCTTTCGATCCGGCCGCGCCGCTGGATGTGGTGGATCCGGTCGTGCAGTTGCTGGCGGAGTTTGAGCCGGGGCAGGCATTCTGGCTGGTGGTGCATCAGCAGGGCCGCGGCGCGGAAGAAACACTGGCACAGTCCGGCCTGCTGGCGCGGCAAATCGAAGCGGGGGTACGCAGTGCCGGCTTTGAAACGGTGCAGGCCTTTGGCGTTGGGCCGCTGGTGCCCTCCGTGCTTGCCGGCAGAGCGGGGGCGCTGGTCGTGATCCGCCAGGTCGAGCCATGA
- a CDS encoding patatin-like phospholipase family protein, whose protein sequence is MMERKVSVSLALGSGGARGYAHIGVIEELLRRGYHIKAIAGSSMGALVGGMYAAGALESYRDWVKSLKRIDILRLMDVTFSRGAIRGDRVFARLRELAGDPDIESLPLSFTAVATDLSHQKEVWFQKGSLMSAIRASAAVPGFFTPVVTESRVLVDGGVLNPLPIIPTVAAHADIIVAVDLNTSRFRLPVVKMPHNAFLERSGHGDDQPLDVEAGAQDDAAATSGSVKERFGGRLDILLSSVEAMQSSLSEYKIAGYPPDLSITIPKETCSFYEFHRAAEMIEVGRHIARERLAAMEEGRLTLTS, encoded by the coding sequence ATGATGGAACGCAAGGTGAGTGTTTCCCTGGCGCTGGGTAGCGGTGGTGCGCGCGGGTACGCCCATATTGGAGTGATCGAGGAGCTGCTGCGCCGCGGTTATCATATCAAGGCGATTGCGGGCAGTTCGATGGGGGCGCTGGTTGGAGGCATGTACGCCGCCGGTGCGCTGGAGTCCTACCGTGACTGGGTCAAGAGCCTCAAGCGGATCGATATTCTGCGGCTGATGGACGTGACTTTCAGTCGCGGTGCCATTCGGGGGGACCGCGTGTTTGCCAGGCTGCGGGAGCTGGCGGGGGATCCCGATATCGAAAGCCTGCCGTTGAGCTTTACTGCCGTGGCGACGGACTTGTCCCATCAGAAGGAAGTCTGGTTTCAGAAGGGTTCTCTCATGAGCGCCATTCGGGCGTCGGCGGCAGTGCCCGGCTTTTTCACGCCGGTGGTGACGGAGAGTCGCGTGCTGGTGGATGGTGGTGTACTGAACCCGTTGCCCATAATCCCGACGGTGGCGGCCCATGCCGATATCATTGTCGCGGTGGACCTGAACACCAGTCGGTTTCGCCTGCCCGTGGTCAAGATGCCCCACAATGCGTTTCTTGAGCGCAGTGGTCACGGTGATGACCAGCCCCTGGATGTTGAAGCAGGGGCCCAGGATGATGCAGCCGCCACCAGCGGGTCCGTGAAGGAACGCTTTGGGGGGCGCCTGGATATTTTGCTCAGCTCGGTTGAGGCGATGCAGAGCTCGCTCAGTGAATACAAGATTGCCGGCTACCCGCCGGATCTGAGCATTACCATTCCCAAGGAAACATGCAGCTTTTACGAGTTTCACCGCGCCGCGGAAATGATCGAGGTGGGGCGCCATATCGCCCGGGAGCGCCTGGCGGCCATGGAAGAGGGTCGGCTGACGCTGACGTCCTGA